One region of Henckelia pumila isolate YLH828 unplaced genomic scaffold, ASM3356847v2 CTG_270:::fragment_1, whole genome shotgun sequence genomic DNA includes:
- the LOC140870853 gene encoding thylakoid lumenal 19 kDa protein, chloroplastic, with protein sequence MATIFSPSALLSSSSTTATAPKSPLPTPPAKTLPPTKPLLTNLTTTLAATALATTILTTSTTPPSLAELSPATYRLYYGTAASAANYGGYGGNSDKKASAEYIYDVPDGWKEKLVSKIQKGTNGTDSEFFNPKKKTEKVYLTFLDGFRKLAPKDLVLNNLALSDVDLQDLIATADNVSSEERKDDKGQVYYEYEIDGVGAHSLISVTCANNKLYAHFVKAPTPEWNRDQETLRHIHESFKTVVG encoded by the coding sequence ATGGCCACCATCTTCTCCCCATCCGCCCTCCTCTCCTCCTCCTCCACCACCGCCACCGCCCCAAAATCACCACTCCCGACGCCGCCGGCGAAAACCCTCCCGCCCACAAAGCCACTCTTAACCAACTTAACCACCACCCTAGCCGCCACAGCTCTGGCCACAACAATCCTAACCACCAGCACCACCCCACCTTCACTAGCAGAATTATCTCCCGCAACGTACCGCCTCTACTACGGCACCGCCGCCAGCGCCGCCAACTACGGCGGATACGGCGGCAACTCCGACAAGAAAGCCTCCGCGGAGTACATCTACGACGTCCCAGACGGGTGGAAGGAAAAGCTGGTGTCCAAGATTCAAAAGGGGACCAACGGAACAGACAGTGAATTCTTCAACCCCAAGAAGAAGACAGAGAAAGTTTACTTAACTTTTCTTGATGGGTTCCGGAAATTGGCCCCAAAAGATCTGGTCTTGAACAATCTTGCTCTATCGGATGTTGATTTACAGGATCTTATTGCCACTGCAGATAACGTGAGCTCGGAAGAGAGGAAGGATGATAAAGGGCAGGTATATTATGAGTATGAGATCGATGGGGTAGGCGCACACAGCCTGATTTCGGTGACTTGTGCTAACAACAAACTTTACGCGCATTTTGTGAAGGCTCCCACGCCTGAGTGGAATAGGGATCAAGAAACTTTGAGACACATTCATGAATCTTTCAAAACTGTGGTTGGGTGA